The Flavobacterium commune genome contains a region encoding:
- a CDS encoding 16S rRNA (uracil(1498)-N(3))-methyltransferase gives MQLFYNPNIDPQTESFSFDKEESKHIIKVLRKKDGDILFVTNGLGYIFECEITLASDNKCTVKINSFEKKETPKFHLHLAVAPTKMNDRYEWFLEKATEIGIQEITPIICDRSERKVINKERFDKIILSALKQCNEAYLPKLNEAVSFKEFVNQKKNGSLLIAHCEETDKKTLKSVLKANEDITLLIGPEGDFSVKEIALALENNYIPVSLGNTRLRTETAALVACHSVVFFNEE, from the coding sequence ATGCAATTATTTTACAATCCAAATATTGACCCGCAAACGGAATCCTTTTCTTTCGACAAAGAAGAAAGCAAACACATTATCAAAGTCTTACGAAAAAAAGATGGCGATATTTTATTTGTAACCAATGGTTTGGGATATATCTTCGAATGCGAAATCACCTTAGCATCTGATAACAAATGTACAGTCAAAATTAATTCTTTTGAGAAAAAAGAAACGCCAAAATTCCATTTGCATCTGGCCGTTGCACCAACAAAAATGAACGACCGCTACGAATGGTTTCTGGAAAAAGCTACCGAAATTGGTATTCAGGAAATTACGCCCATTATTTGTGATCGCTCCGAAAGAAAGGTCATCAACAAAGAACGATTTGATAAAATCATCCTGTCAGCGTTAAAACAATGCAACGAAGCTTACTTACCAAAATTGAACGAAGCAGTTAGTTTTAAAGAATTTGTAAATCAAAAAAAGAATGGCAGCTTACTAATTGCCCATTGCGAAGAAACCGATAAAAAAACATTGAAATCGGTTTTGAAAGCCAACGAAGATATTACTTTACTTATTGGCCCAGAAGGCGATTTTTCGGTTAAAGAAATCGCATTGGCGTTAGAGAATAATTATATTCCCGTTTCTTTAGGCAACACCAGATTAAGAACTGAAACAGCAGCGTTAGTAGCTTGCCATAGTGTGGTGTTTTTTAATGAAGAATAG
- a CDS encoding DUF4159 domain-containing protein — protein sequence MKKIYLLLVLISFTSFSQEIALVKYSGGGDWYANPTSLHNLIRFCNSHINTTINPKPATVEPSSPDLFSYPFTHMTGHGNVVFSESDVQNLQKYLKAGGFLHIDDNYGMDQYIRKEIKKIFPDKELIEIPANHAIFQKPYLFANGLPKIHEHDGKRPQAFGVFIDNRLVLLYTFECDLGDGWEDAEVNNDPIEVREKALKMGANIMNYIFNN from the coding sequence ATGAAAAAAATATATCTTCTTTTAGTATTAATCTCTTTCACCTCGTTTTCCCAGGAAATTGCCTTGGTAAAATACAGCGGTGGTGGCGATTGGTATGCCAATCCTACTTCACTTCATAATTTAATTCGTTTTTGCAACAGCCATATCAACACCACTATTAATCCAAAACCAGCTACAGTAGAACCAAGTAGCCCTGATTTATTTTCCTATCCTTTTACCCACATGACGGGACACGGAAATGTTGTTTTTAGTGAATCAGATGTACAAAATCTTCAAAAATATTTAAAAGCCGGTGGTTTTTTACATATTGATGATAATTACGGAATGGATCAATACATTCGAAAAGAAATTAAAAAAATATTCCCTGACAAAGAATTGATTGAAATTCCTGCTAATCACGCTATTTTTCAAAAACCTTATCTTTTTGCCAATGGTTTACCCAAAATACACGAACACGATGGCAAACGTCCACAAGCTTTTGGGGTTTTCATAGACAATAGATTAGTACTGCTATATACTTTTGAATGTGATTTAGGTGATGGCTGGGAAGATGCCGAAGTCAATAACGACCCAATTGAAGTACGTGAAAAAGCATTGAAAATGGGAGCTAATATTATGAACTATATCTTTAATAACTAA
- a CDS encoding class I SAM-dependent methyltransferase translates to MDSTILQPQIQEFIENQIGNSISKLALQKNPFPDVEWIRILNQIEAKTKAKDKLPTWFNTKNIIYPSKISVEQTSSEPTALYKTSILSGENLIDLTGGFGVDDSFFSAKIKSVVHCEINSELSAIVQHNFEQLNIKNIECHAGDSFETLKTLNRKWDWIYIDPSRRNDTKGKVFMLKDCLPNVPENLDFYLENSDAILIKTAPLLDISAGLSELKNVKTIHIVALENEVKELLWELHKDYEGEITLKTVNINKGVINTFEFLMNQESVFPDYSLPKKYLYEPNSAIMKSGGFDEVAINYNINKLHKHSHLYTSDEILSFPGRIFEITTAFPYNKIEMKNQMSGKQSNITTRNFPETVENIRKKWKIKEGGNLYTFFTTDANNNKIVLICAKIN, encoded by the coding sequence TTGGATTCTACTATTTTACAACCACAAATTCAAGAATTTATTGAAAACCAAATAGGGAACTCCATTTCAAAATTAGCCCTTCAAAAAAATCCATTTCCTGATGTGGAATGGATTCGGATTTTGAATCAAATTGAAGCTAAAACAAAGGCTAAAGACAAATTACCAACTTGGTTTAACACCAAAAACATTATTTATCCCAGTAAAATTTCGGTAGAACAAACCTCTTCCGAACCAACGGCTTTATACAAAACCAGTATCCTTTCGGGAGAAAATTTAATTGATCTTACCGGTGGTTTTGGTGTAGATGATTCTTTTTTTTCTGCCAAAATCAAATCGGTAGTGCATTGCGAAATAAACTCAGAGCTTTCGGCTATTGTACAACACAATTTCGAACAGCTCAACATTAAAAATATCGAATGTCATGCTGGCGACAGTTTTGAAACCTTAAAAACTTTGAATCGAAAATGGGATTGGATTTACATTGATCCTTCAAGGCGAAATGATACCAAAGGCAAAGTTTTTATGCTCAAAGACTGTTTGCCCAATGTTCCCGAAAATCTTGATTTTTATTTAGAAAATTCGGATGCCATCTTAATCAAAACCGCGCCTTTATTAGATATTTCAGCAGGATTATCCGAATTGAAAAACGTAAAAACCATTCATATTGTAGCCCTGGAAAACGAAGTAAAAGAACTTTTATGGGAATTGCATAAAGATTATGAGGGGGAAATCACTTTGAAAACGGTCAACATCAACAAAGGCGTTATTAATACATTTGAGTTTTTAATGAATCAGGAATCGGTATTTCCTGATTATAGTTTGCCTAAAAAATATTTGTACGAACCCAATAGTGCTATCATGAAATCGGGAGGCTTTGATGAAGTTGCTATTAACTACAACATCAATAAATTACACAAACATTCTCATTTATATACTTCTGATGAAATTCTATCGTTTCCGGGTAGAATTTTTGAAATAACGACGGCTTTTCCGTATAATAAAATCGAAATGAAGAACCAAATGAGCGGAAAACAATCCAATATTACTACTCGAAATTTTCCCGAAACGGTGGAAAACATTCGAAAAAAATGGAAAATCAAAGAGGGTGGAAATTTATATACTTTTTTTACCACAGATGCAAATAATAATAAAATAGTATTAATTTGCGCCAAAATAAATTAA
- a CDS encoding YhcH/YjgK/YiaL family protein, whose amino-acid sequence MIVDSLNNATKYYGLHPAFEKAFQFLNENDLANLADGVTQYSDDLKIIVNSGNGNSKEQSLIHFECHDKNIDIQVCVAGPETYAWKPREKCVSPNGDYSDEKDVRFFYDKPDMFFELNPGQFTILFPEDVHAAMISNGKIKKIVIKVKI is encoded by the coding sequence ATGATTGTAGATTCATTAAACAATGCTACGAAATACTATGGTTTACACCCTGCATTCGAAAAAGCATTTCAATTTTTAAACGAAAATGACTTAGCCAATCTAGCAGATGGCGTAACCCAATATTCCGATGATTTAAAAATTATCGTTAATTCCGGAAACGGAAATTCAAAAGAACAAAGTTTAATTCACTTTGAATGTCACGATAAAAATATTGACATTCAGGTTTGTGTTGCCGGACCGGAAACCTATGCATGGAAACCAAGAGAAAAATGTGTGAGTCCAAATGGTGATTACAGCGACGAAAAAGACGTTCGTTTTTTCTATGACAAACCCGATATGTTTTTTGAATTAAATCCGGGACAATTTACTATCTTGTTTCCTGAAGATGTTCATGCGGCTATGATAAGCAATGGAAAAATTAAAAAAATTGTTATCAAGGTTAAAATATAA
- the cysM gene encoding cysteine synthase CysM, producing MKPQKLVDLIGNTPLVETVNLVQNKNVKLLLKLEGNNPGGSVKDRAAYYMIKGALDRGEIKKGDKLIEATSGNTGIALAMIAQLLGIEIELILPEDSTKERTQTMRAYGATVILTSAKEGIIGSRDYADKKVAEGGYIMLNQFANDDNWKAHYNTTGPEIWNDTEGSVTHFVSAMGTTGTIIGTSTYLKEKNPAVQIIGAQPSEGSQIPGIRKWPIEYLPKIFNPSKVDRTIDVSEQEAREMTKRLALEEGIFAGMSSGGAVAVAVKLANQLESGVIVAIICDRGDRYLSSDLFD from the coding sequence ATGAAGCCTCAAAAATTAGTTGACTTAATAGGAAATACTCCACTTGTAGAAACAGTCAATTTAGTACAAAATAAAAACGTAAAACTACTTTTAAAACTAGAAGGAAATAATCCCGGCGGTAGTGTTAAAGACCGTGCAGCTTATTATATGATTAAAGGTGCACTAGATCGCGGTGAAATCAAAAAAGGAGACAAATTAATTGAAGCTACCAGTGGAAACACCGGTATTGCTCTGGCTATGATTGCACAATTACTAGGAATCGAAATTGAATTAATTCTTCCAGAAGATTCTACCAAAGAACGCACCCAAACCATGCGCGCCTATGGTGCAACGGTGATTTTGACTTCTGCCAAAGAGGGAATCATCGGTTCCAGAGATTATGCAGATAAAAAAGTAGCCGAAGGTGGTTACATCATGTTGAATCAATTTGCCAATGATGACAACTGGAAAGCACATTATAACACCACCGGTCCTGAAATATGGAATGATACCGAAGGTAGTGTAACGCATTTTGTGTCAGCTATGGGAACTACGGGAACCATCATTGGAACTTCTACTTATTTGAAAGAAAAAAATCCGGCAGTACAAATTATTGGTGCCCAACCTTCGGAAGGCTCCCAAATTCCAGGAATCAGAAAATGGCCTATAGAATACCTGCCAAAAATTTTTAATCCTTCAAAGGTAGATCGCACAATTGATGTAAGCGAACAGGAAGCCCGTGAAATGACTAAACGTTTGGCCTTAGAAGAAGGAATTTTTGCAGGAATGAGTAGCGGTGGCGCTGTAGCTGTGGCTGTAAAACTTGCTAACCAACTCGAATCGGGTGTGATTGTAGCTATTATTTGCGACAGAGGAGATCGTTATTTATCTTCTGATTTATTTGATTAA
- a CDS encoding AI-2E family transporter, giving the protein MITSKTISNGILRALLTVVIVGLILLFLYQISIVLTYLVVSIILTMIGKPILNFFKKRLKFSHIFATIITIVIFVLIILGFVLMFIPLISSQGQNLSLLNTAEIEKNISELVNQIKAFLDSHNIDSSKVLKEANISSKINFTFIPDFLNSILGTISSFGVGLGSVLFITFFFLKDRVLFLRGAKKLIPDSYEEQFLNSFEKINDLLSRYFIGLLLQLFIVFLLYLIVLIIFGIPNALIIAFLCAVLNIIPYIGPLIASVLAALLTMLSNLGNDFQSEILPTTIYVLIGFWIVQIIDNNVSQPVIFSKSVSSHPLEIFLVILIAGFLSGILGMIIAVPLYTILKVIGKEFIPENKIIQLLTKDI; this is encoded by the coding sequence ATGATTACATCAAAAACGATATCCAACGGAATCCTTCGCGCTTTACTAACCGTAGTTATTGTCGGTTTAATTTTGCTTTTTCTATATCAAATCAGCATTGTTCTGACTTATTTGGTAGTTTCAATCATTCTTACGATGATTGGAAAACCAATTTTAAATTTCTTTAAAAAACGATTAAAATTCAGCCACATCTTTGCAACTATTATTACGATAGTCATTTTTGTATTGATTATTTTGGGATTTGTTTTAATGTTTATTCCTTTAATTTCTTCTCAAGGACAAAATTTATCTTTACTAAATACCGCTGAAATAGAGAAAAACATTAGCGAATTAGTCAACCAAATCAAGGCTTTTTTAGATTCTCACAATATTGATTCTTCCAAAGTATTAAAGGAAGCTAATATTTCTTCTAAAATCAATTTCACTTTTATTCCTGATTTTTTAAATAGTATTTTAGGTACCATCAGCAGTTTTGGTGTGGGTCTAGGCTCAGTATTATTTATTACTTTTTTCTTTTTAAAAGACAGAGTACTCTTTTTACGTGGAGCTAAAAAACTAATCCCGGACAGTTATGAAGAGCAATTTTTGAACTCTTTCGAAAAAATCAACGATTTACTTTCCCGTTATTTCATTGGATTATTATTGCAATTATTCATTGTATTCCTTTTATATCTGATTGTTTTAATCATTTTTGGAATCCCAAATGCCTTAATTATTGCTTTTTTATGTGCCGTATTGAATATCATTCCTTACATCGGTCCATTGATTGCTTCTGTATTAGCGGCTTTATTGACCATGTTAAGTAATTTAGGAAATGACTTCCAATCTGAAATTTTACCTACGACCATCTATGTATTAATCGGTTTTTGGATTGTTCAGATTATTGACAATAATGTTTCGCAACCCGTTATTTTTTCAAAAAGTGTCAGTTCTCATCCTTTGGAAATCTTTCTTGTCATTTTAATTGCGGGCTTTCTTTCGGGAATATTAGGGATGATTATTGCTGTTCCGTTGTACACAATTCTGAAAGTGATAGGAAAAGAATTCATTCCTGAAAACAAAATCATTCAATTACTAACTAAAGATATTTAG
- a CDS encoding M15 family metallopeptidase, whose amino-acid sequence MITTLKSISLILFLAVFLPCKSQNTVVKSAKEITTIVDDTTFVNLKDYSSDFVHDMKYATEDNFLKAKVYDCAECYLRLKTVKALILANQKFIKKGYRIKLFDCYRPLDIQKKMWQIVPNPEYVANPAKGSIHNRGGAVDITLVDSNGKELDMGTKFDFFGPEASHYYAGVTEEVKENRKLLKKIMLKKNFISFDSEWWHYNLKSALTDKVANEKWKCE is encoded by the coding sequence ATGATTACTACTTTAAAGAGCATAAGTTTAATTTTATTTTTAGCTGTATTTTTGCCTTGTAAATCGCAAAATACGGTTGTAAAATCAGCAAAAGAAATAACAACAATAGTTGATGATACTACTTTTGTGAATTTAAAAGACTATAGCTCGGATTTTGTACATGATATGAAATATGCCACCGAAGACAATTTCCTGAAAGCAAAAGTTTATGATTGTGCCGAATGTTATCTTAGATTGAAAACAGTTAAAGCCTTGATTTTAGCCAACCAAAAATTTATCAAAAAAGGCTATCGCATTAAACTTTTTGATTGTTACAGACCCTTAGATATTCAAAAAAAGATGTGGCAAATTGTTCCCAATCCGGAATACGTTGCCAATCCGGCAAAAGGATCAATCCATAATCGGGGTGGAGCAGTCGATATTACACTGGTAGATAGTAATGGAAAAGAACTGGATATGGGTACTAAATTTGATTTTTTTGGTCCGGAAGCCAGTCATTATTATGCTGGTGTTACTGAAGAAGTGAAAGAAAATAGAAAATTATTGAAAAAAATTATGTTGAAGAAGAATTTTATTTCTTTTGATTCTGAATGGTGGCATTACAATTTAAAGTCGGCTTTGACGGATAAAGTTGCCAACGAAAAATGGAAGTGCGAGTAG
- a CDS encoding TrmH family RNA methyltransferase encodes MQLKHEENQFKQTQFPITLVCDNIYFQQNIGSLFRIGEAFGIEKIIFLGKDIPLNPRKINKTSRSTHLHVPYTVIEENDTLINYLQENNYEIISLEIASSSKALKEVILPSDKKIALIIGSEINGINEALLAISNQIVHINMFGQNSSMNVVQAASIALYEFTSKMI; translated from the coding sequence GTGCAGCTAAAACACGAAGAAAATCAGTTTAAACAAACGCAATTTCCTATTACGCTGGTTTGTGACAATATCTATTTCCAACAAAATATTGGTTCGCTTTTTAGAATTGGGGAAGCTTTCGGAATTGAGAAAATTATTTTCTTAGGAAAAGACATTCCTCTAAATCCCCGAAAAATTAATAAAACTTCCAGAAGTACCCATTTACACGTTCCTTACACTGTAATTGAAGAAAACGACACTTTAATTAATTACTTACAGGAGAATAATTATGAAATAATTTCGTTAGAAATTGCTTCAAGCAGCAAAGCATTAAAAGAAGTGATTTTGCCTTCTGATAAAAAAATAGCACTTATAATTGGCAGCGAAATTAATGGCATAAACGAAGCTCTTTTGGCAATTTCAAATCAAATTGTACACATCAATATGTTTGGTCAAAACAGCAGTATGAATGTGGTTCAGGCTGCAAGTATTGCGCTTTATGAATTTACTTCAAAAATGATTTGA
- the epsC gene encoding serine O-acetyltransferase EpsC, which translates to MTKDLIIKNIDSLKSHLSINYGIKTKIEKFTEKLFYTLFDSNASLAESIDELEGLFKDISRVACKKPEVTCESMWDSFLQKLPAVLEKLNQDAAYILENDPASNSIEEVYLAYPGFYAIAIYRLSHELYNLDLMLFSRLMSEYAHKTTGTDINAGAKIDSPFFIDHATGIVIGETTVIEKNVKIYQGVTLGALSVSKDMKNAKRHPTVEKNVCIYANATILGGETIIGKDSIVGGNAWVTKSVPVKSIVMNTTTTEVKVKEIK; encoded by the coding sequence ATGACAAAGGATCTAATTATAAAAAACATCGACTCTTTAAAAAGTCACCTATCCATCAATTACGGAATAAAAACTAAAATTGAAAAATTCACTGAAAAATTATTCTACACTTTATTTGACTCAAATGCTTCGTTGGCAGAAAGCATTGATGAACTTGAAGGTTTATTTAAAGATATTTCAAGAGTAGCCTGTAAAAAACCGGAAGTTACTTGCGAATCTATGTGGGATAGTTTTCTCCAAAAACTTCCCGCTGTACTTGAAAAATTAAATCAGGATGCAGCTTATATTTTAGAAAATGACCCGGCTTCCAATAGCATTGAAGAAGTCTATTTAGCTTATCCTGGTTTTTATGCAATTGCCATTTATCGTCTAAGTCACGAACTCTACAACTTGGATTTGATGCTTTTTTCAAGATTAATGAGCGAATATGCACATAAAACAACAGGAACGGATATTAATGCGGGAGCCAAAATTGATTCGCCATTTTTCATAGACCACGCCACTGGAATTGTTATTGGTGAAACCACAGTTATTGAAAAAAATGTAAAAATATATCAGGGAGTTACCCTTGGTGCTTTGAGTGTGAGTAAAGACATGAAAAACGCCAAACGACATCCAACAGTAGAAAAAAATGTTTGTATTTATGCCAATGCAACCATACTGGGAGGTGAAACCATTATCGGTAAAGACAGCATTGTAGGAGGAAATGCCTGGGTAACCAAGTCGGTGCCTGTAAAATCGATTGTCATGAACACCACAACTACCGAAGTAAAAGTAAAAGAAATTAAATAA
- a CDS encoding Smr/MutS family protein — translation MFSKGDKVSVLDDAINGVVLAVKGNEVTVETDEGFVMNFLKNELVKLNDSSNLMDSIKRINVDEIKKEKTIPKPRSFVKEKKDKHEVGVPEFDLHIEKLVKNKNGMSNYDILTLQAETAQRHIEFAIKNRIPKIVFIHGVGEGVLKAELNFLLGRYDNIDFQEANYQKYGQGATEVFIRQIKK, via the coding sequence ATGTTTAGTAAAGGAGATAAGGTTTCGGTACTCGATGACGCTATCAACGGTGTGGTATTGGCTGTAAAAGGCAATGAAGTTACTGTTGAAACCGATGAAGGTTTTGTAATGAATTTTTTAAAAAATGAATTAGTTAAGTTAAACGATTCTAGTAATTTAATGGATTCTATCAAAAGAATTAATGTAGATGAAATTAAGAAAGAAAAAACAATACCAAAGCCCAGAAGTTTTGTGAAAGAGAAAAAGGACAAACATGAAGTTGGTGTTCCTGAATTTGATTTACACATTGAGAAATTAGTCAAAAATAAAAACGGAATGTCGAATTATGATATTTTGACATTACAGGCTGAAACAGCTCAGAGGCATATTGAATTTGCTATTAAAAATCGTATTCCTAAAATAGTTTTTATTCACGGTGTGGGTGAAGGTGTATTGAAAGCAGAACTCAATTTTCTGTTAGGACGTTACGATAATATTGATTTTCAGGAAGCCAATTATCAAAAATACGGACAAGGAGCAACTGAGGTTTTTATCAGACAAATTAAAAAATAA
- the lpxD gene encoding UDP-3-O-(3-hydroxymyristoyl)glucosamine N-acyltransferase, which yields MKSYSIHEINDVLKGVISGNTSQNITAAEQLEVASDSEISFIGNKKYEKLWATSKACVAVVNEDISIEPGENRAFIKVKNADLAMSQILELFAPPLPEFFVDIHPNAVVDKTASIGLGTKIGAGSYIGPNVKIGENSTIYPNVTILDESTIGKNTVIWSGTVVRERCHIGNACIIHPNATIGADGFGFRPCPEKGLVKIPQIGNVVIGNNVEIGANSCIDRGKFSSTVLGDGCKIDNLVQIGHNSKLGRFCIMAGNSGLAGSVTLGNGVIIGGSASIKDHTTIGDGAVIGAGSGVTCDIPAGKTMLGYPAVEARDALKQWALLKRLVNDSKK from the coding sequence ATGAAATCTTATTCTATTCATGAAATAAACGATGTACTTAAAGGCGTAATTTCCGGCAATACATCACAAAATATTACTGCTGCTGAGCAATTGGAAGTCGCTTCTGATTCTGAAATTTCTTTTATTGGAAACAAAAAATACGAAAAACTTTGGGCTACATCAAAGGCCTGTGTTGCCGTAGTAAATGAAGATATTTCTATTGAACCCGGCGAAAACAGAGCTTTTATAAAAGTTAAGAATGCTGATTTAGCAATGTCGCAGATATTAGAACTTTTTGCACCTCCACTACCTGAATTTTTCGTAGATATTCATCCCAACGCAGTAGTTGACAAAACAGCTAGTATTGGCTTGGGAACAAAGATTGGTGCCGGAAGTTATATTGGACCTAATGTAAAAATTGGAGAAAACAGTACAATTTATCCTAATGTAACCATTCTTGACGAATCTACTATTGGGAAAAACACGGTAATTTGGTCAGGAACTGTGGTCAGAGAGCGTTGTCATATTGGTAATGCTTGTATTATTCATCCCAATGCCACCATCGGAGCTGATGGTTTTGGATTCCGTCCCTGTCCTGAAAAAGGCTTGGTAAAAATCCCTCAAATCGGGAACGTAGTCATTGGAAATAATGTCGAAATAGGTGCCAATAGTTGTATCGACAGAGGTAAATTCAGCTCCACTGTTTTAGGTGATGGTTGTAAAATTGATAATTTAGTTCAAATAGGACATAACAGTAAATTGGGACGTTTTTGCATTATGGCCGGAAACAGCGGTTTAGCTGGTTCAGTAACACTAGGAAATGGCGTTATCATTGGCGGAAGTGCTTCGATAAAAGATCATACTACTATAGGTGACGGAGCTGTTATTGGTGCAGGTTCGGGAGTTACCTGTGATATTCCCGCCGGAAAAACCATGTTGGGCTACCCGGCTGTTGAAGCTCGTGATGCCTTAAAACAATGGGCTCTTTTAAAAAGACTTGTTAACGATTCTAAGAAATAA
- a CDS encoding acyl-CoA carboxylase subunit beta: MDLNFNKNEDHNKLSLSELKQQLAKVKLGGGTKRIQKLHAEGKMTARERIDYLLDDKAESIEIGALVGEGMYKEHGGCPSGGVVVKIGYIKRKQCIVVANDATVKAGAWFPITAKKNLRAQEIAMENKIPIIYLVDSAGVYLPLQDEIFPDKEHFGRIFRNNAIMSSMGITQISAIMGSCVAGGAYLPIMSDEAIIVDKTASIFLAGSYLVKAAIGETIDNESLGGATTHCEISGVTDYKAKDDKDALDKIKNIVDKIGDYDKAGFNRIKPQKPALDENEIYGILPKARTEQYDMMEIINRMVDNSEFEAYKDGYGQTIITGYARIDGWAVGIVANQRKVIKTKKGEMQFGGVIYSDSADKATRFIANCNQKKIPLVFLQDVTGFMVGSKSEQGGIIKDGAKMVNAVSNSVVPKFTVVVGNSYGAGNYAMCGKAYDPRLIFAWPSAELAVMGGTQAAKVLAQIEASSLKAKGETVDEIKEAELFAKIKARYDEQTSPYYAASRLWTDAIIDPLETRKWISMGIEAANHAPIEKAFNLGVIQV, encoded by the coding sequence ATGGATTTAAACTTCAACAAAAACGAAGATCACAATAAACTTTCACTTTCTGAATTAAAGCAACAACTGGCAAAAGTAAAATTAGGAGGCGGAACTAAACGCATCCAAAAATTACATGCCGAAGGAAAAATGACTGCCCGTGAGCGCATTGACTATTTATTGGATGATAAAGCCGAAAGTATCGAAATTGGAGCTCTCGTGGGAGAAGGAATGTATAAAGAACACGGTGGCTGTCCTTCGGGGGGTGTTGTGGTAAAAATAGGTTATATCAAAAGAAAACAATGTATTGTTGTTGCTAATGATGCGACCGTAAAAGCCGGTGCCTGGTTTCCTATCACGGCTAAGAAAAACCTGCGTGCACAAGAAATTGCAATGGAAAATAAAATTCCGATTATATACTTAGTTGACAGTGCCGGAGTGTATTTGCCTTTGCAGGACGAAATTTTCCCAGACAAAGAACATTTTGGTCGTATTTTCAGGAATAATGCTATTATGAGCAGCATGGGAATTACACAAATTTCGGCTATCATGGGCAGCTGTGTTGCTGGTGGTGCTTACCTGCCTATCATGAGTGACGAAGCGATAATTGTTGATAAAACGGCGAGTATTTTTCTTGCCGGAAGCTATCTAGTCAAAGCTGCCATTGGCGAAACCATCGACAATGAAAGTCTTGGCGGAGCCACAACACATTGCGAAATATCTGGAGTTACCGATTATAAAGCCAAAGATGACAAAGATGCCTTAGACAAAATTAAAAATATCGTTGACAAAATTGGTGACTACGACAAAGCAGGTTTTAACCGCATAAAACCCCAAAAACCAGCCTTAGACGAAAACGAAATTTACGGCATTTTGCCAAAAGCCCGTACCGAGCAATACGATATGATGGAAATCATCAATCGTATGGTGGATAATTCAGAGTTTGAAGCCTACAAAGATGGTTATGGACAAACCATCATCACAGGTTACGCCCGAATTGACGGTTGGGCAGTGGGAATTGTTGCCAACCAACGAAAAGTCATCAAAACCAAAAAAGGCGAAATGCAGTTTGGCGGTGTAATCTATTCTGACAGTGCCGACAAAGCCACGCGTTTTATTGCCAATTGCAATCAGAAAAAAATTCCACTTGTTTTTCTTCAGGACGTAACCGGTTTTATGGTAGGTTCCAAATCAGAACAAGGCGGAATCATAAAAGACGGAGCTAAGATGGTTAACGCCGTGAGTAATTCGGTAGTACCAAAATTCACCGTGGTTGTAGGGAATTCATACGGTGCAGGAAATTATGCCATGTGCGGAAAAGCATATGACCCAAGATTAATTTTTGCCTGGCCAAGTGCCGAACTCGCCGTTATGGGTGGTACGCAGGCTGCAAAAGTATTGGCACAAATAGAAGCTTCTTCACTAAAAGCTAAAGGCGAGACTGTAGATGAAATCAAAGAAGCAGAATTGTTTGCCAAAATAAAAGCACGTTACGACGAACAAACTTCACCCTATTATGCCGCTTCCCGTCTTTGGACTGATGCTATTATCGACCCGCTGGAAACGCGAAAATGGATTTCTATGGGTATTGAAGCCGCAAACCACGCTCCTATTGAAAAAGCATTTAATTTGGGAGTGATTCAGGTTTAA